One Dunckerocampus dactyliophorus isolate RoL2022-P2 chromosome 15, RoL_Ddac_1.1, whole genome shotgun sequence genomic window, TAACGAGGAAAAGCCCAGCATGGCTGTGGTGCTGCAAGGGAAACTGTGAATGGGGGACTGTCAATAAGGccaaataatgtcacttttctATTGTACATCACACCTTGTTTAgctatttctttattttctgaCAAGGTACGAAGCTCTGTGGAAGGTTCAGACTTTTTAGTATTAATGGGAATTAGAGGGGTGCAGACAAATATAATCTAAATATGCTACAAAAATTATTCACTGTTATGCAAATGTGGTTTTAGATCATTAAATGGCAAATATGCTACAAAATGATTAAATATGATGCAAATAGGATTTACGTGTTATTAGTCCATAAAATGATTATGATGCAGATATGATTCATGTGGTATTAGAccattaaatattatatatatgctacaaaaataattcaatatgaTGCATATATGATTTGTGGTTTTACATCATAGACCATTAAATGGTTTAAATATGCTACAAAATTATTAGGTACGATGCAATTATGATTTAAGTGTAGTATAAGACCATTGGATATGATTTAAATATGgtacaaaatcattcaatgtgATGCAAATATGATATATGTGGTATTAAACCATTAAATATGATTAATATGCGGTATTAGACAATTACATTTAACTATGGTACAAAATTATTAAATATGAAGTATGATTTGTGAAATTACACCaataaatatgatgtaaatatgctaCAAAATTATTAAATATGATTTAAATGTAGTATAAGACCATTGAATATGATTTAAATATGGTACAAAATCATTCAGTGTAATGCAAATATGATATATGTGGTATTAAAccattaaatatgatgtaaatatgctCCCAAATCAATCAATATAATGCAAATATTGTTTTTCTGGTATTTAGACCATTAAATATCATTTCAATATGGTACAAAATGATTAAATATGATGCATAGGTGGTATTAGACGTAAATTTGctacaaaatcattcaatatgATGCGAGtatatgattgaaatgtagtaCATGATCACTAAAAATGATCTGTATATGGTACAGAGTTATTAAATATAATGCAAATATGATTTGAATGTGGTAGGAGACCATTGACTATGATGgtacaaaataattaaatatgatgcaaacatgaatgaaatatggcacaaaataatgaattatgATGCAGATATTTGAATGTGGTACGGAATCATTAGATGTAAATATGGCACTACACAATTAAATATGACAGTATGAAGCATTAGCGGTACATAGACCATTAAACGCGACGGAAATAAGGAATTAGGccattaaatatgatgtaaatatggttGGTACATTAAAGGTACATAGACCATCAAATATTCATTGGATATGGCACTAGACCATTACATTTACTCTAAATATAGTACTTGACCATTAAATGTGACGTAAATATGGAATTACATCATAATTGTGGTCCCGTCTAACGGTGAGCGTGTTTCCCCGCCTCCCGCAGGTAAACCGACAGGCTACGGCCCCAACGCCCGGCGGTCGCGGGGCATCGTGGACGAGTGCTGCTTCCAGAGCTGCGAGCTGCGGCGCCTGGAAATGTACTGCGCTCCCGCCAAGACCAGCAAGGCGGCCCGCTCGGTGCGCGCCCAGCGCCACACGGACGCGCCCAGGGCCACCAAGGTCAGCAAGGCCGACAAGGGCTCGGAGCGGCGGACAGCGTCGCAGACggacaagacaaaaaacaagaagGTATGCCGCCTATGGAAATAGGAAATGGGAGCATACGCTTCAGTGGTCATCATAGGGAATTGCAGCAATGATCTGTGGCGATGTAATGGATTTACACATGACGATGATATCGATTCTCTCCTATCCGTTGCATTAAATTTCCAAATGGATCATTTGTGGAGTCATTCCATTCATTAGCAGGCCCATTATGGTTACTCCAAGTGTCTTAAGCATGTCCTGTTTCCTCCCGCAGAGACCTTCACCTGGACATAGTCACTCAGCCTTTAAGGTAAGCTAACGGTCGCGTTACTGTCCGTTATGAATGCTATTGGTTGTCATGAAGAGACTTACAAGTCATCTCTCAGGACGCCAGGAAGCAGGAGAGCTTGGCGTCTAAATGCGGACCTTTCAACTATCCCGCTGCGCGCTTTTTATCCCTTCTCTCCAAAAAGCAACGCATTAGCCGGGGAAGCAGCTAAGTGGTTTTGGTGGTAGAGCCAGCGGAGCGTGCATTACGCTCGCATTCTCGTCTTCCTCGTCGGCTCATCCGGAAGACGCCGGCCCGTCTCTCGGAGCTTCCGGGATGCGTTTGATCAAGGGTTTGTAGCGAGGACAGACAAGCTCCAACTGGAAAGGTCGTCCTGAGAGAGTGGCGTGACCGATTTCGGGCAACCGCAGGACACTTGTCCTTTGTTGCTGCGGCCTTTTATGACACCAGCATTACGGGCAGCTGACGCACAATGTGAGCTCGTATGACGACTGGAGAACAATGAGCAGCTTTCTGCTGGTGGACAAGCAGATGACACGCACATTGGTTAGCCTGTTAGCCCATAAGGTGTGTCCTACATTGCCAGCATGTTCACTGCGTTCAAGtcaaatgtaaatccaattcatctgttccacacacccaaaaatgttaagacaaaacacattttcatagacaacaattatagttttacatgcagaaaatgatgcaaaaataattacaaatgacaaatgaatggacaactgaacattgaacatcacttccattcatccatccattccgtTTATCCGGTTCAGgcttgcgggggcagcagtctcagtaggaaagcccagacttcccacctcctccagctccaccgggaggacaccaaggcattcccaggccagctgtgagacataatccctccagcgtgtcctaggtctgtcccggggccttctcccagctgggcatgcccggaacacctcaccagggaggcgttcaGGAGGCAtgcggactagatgcccaagccacctcaactggctcctatcaatgtgaaggagcagcggctctactctgagctcctcaccctatggcctacggaggaaactcatttcagccgcttgtgtcTGCGATCTCgttcatgacccaaagctcatgaccataggtgagggtgggaacatagatcgaccggtaaatcaAGAGCGTTGCCTTCCGGCtcggctctctcttcaccaggatgatccggtacagcgaccgcattactgcagacgctgcgccgatccgcctatggacctcacgctccaaccttccctcactcgtgaacaagaccccgagatacttgaactcctccacctgggacaggacctcattcccaaccaggagggagcaatccacccttttccgactgagaaccatggccttggatttgcAAACCTTCcgagtaaacgctgaaggtcacagcccgatgaggccatcaggaccacgtcATCTGCatatagcagagatgagatcctaaggcccccaaactggactccttcgatgccttggctgcgcctacaaattctgtccatggaaattatgaacagaattggtgacaaagggcagccttggcggaggccaacgttcaccggaaacactgctggcaatgcgaaccaggctcctggtccagttgtacaaggaccgaatggcaccgAATGTAGCACACCTGGGTTGGTGCGCTGCTGGGTTGGTCGACTGTTAGACGGGAactagagatgtgtgtgtgtgtgtgtgtgtgtgtgtgtgcgcgcaccgCAGCCAATTGCGGAGTCACATCTGagccatacctctgaaatgatgaCGGTCTTCTatttaagccgtaaaattctCAGGTCTTGCAAGGTCAGGGCAAGACGAGGCAAATATTGAACAAAAGACGCGCTAACATGGAGGTACCACTGGACTCAAACTTTGAGCTCCCACATCTGGGTCTGACTCACGgacagttggcagagctttattttaagatgtgcggCAAAGCCAGCGTCATTGAACACATTGTTCGATAAGCCCCTCAGGTCGCACAAAAGATCCACATTTGAGCCACCAGTACGCGAAACCTCAACATACACGAGTCATGGGTTCAGCGAGCTTAGAAGATACTAAAtgttgctagcttgtaaatacGCTGACGTCAAATACCGCTGAGGTCGTACAGTTTAGAATTCGGACAAATTGTAAATATACGCCTCTAAAGTCTATCATAACTTCAGATCCCCACCACAAATTAAGTCAAATGTTAGCGACGCTCGCAAAGCTATGTGCGCTACGGTGCtaatatgacattttaacaggaacatcatgcatgctaggttagcctgatGTTGAAGAAAATGATCAAACTGACTTCTCCCACGTCTGTGGCTGACAGACGGATAGTgagcagagctttattttaagatgtgtagtgaagccccCTGTCATTGTACacattgttaaataaatacgTAGGTCTCCAGTCGTCGGTTTGGCAACCTAAGGGGATGCAAAACGTTGCTAGCTTGCAAGTAAAGACGGTTGGAACCGCTTACGTCAAATACCGTTGAGGTTGTGCAGTTTGGAATTCGGACagatttgttttaaatatacGCCTTCAAATCCACATCGCAAAGGAAGTCAAACGTTAGCAACGCTCTCATAGCTAAGTGCGCTACGGTGCCAACATAGCATTTTTACAGGGACGTCATGCTACGTTTTGCCTTATTTGTTGAGGAAAATGATCAAACtgacagctcccacgtctgcagCTGACTGAGAGATAGTTGGCAAAGCTCTGGGCGTCATTTTAGgacgtgtagcgaagcctggacTTCATGTTTGGATTGTTAAAAACTCACTTTCaacacgtttttaaaaaaaaaaaaaacttgctttCATGTGCTAAAAgtgtttcttttcttcttctctttggcAGGAGGTGCATCCCAAAAACTCGAGTCGAGGCAACGCCGGGGGCCGGAGTTACCGAATGTAGGGGGTGGGGGCGGAGCTTGGCCGCCTGCCCGGCAGCGTGGGAAGGGAAGGAGGCAGTGGCCTTACTTGGTGCCCCCGGTTCACTGTAGAAGCAGACAAAGACGACGGTAACGAGGGCGTGAAAAACGACTGAAACCCGAAAGTGAAGCGGCGTTCCTTGGAAAGGGGGGGGGAGGGGTGGTTGTTATTATTTTCGACACTGCACCGTTGTATTTGTTATTAATGCCATGTAACAAACCATAGTTTAGCTGCTAGGACGCGAACATGACCAAGTTCCAATCCTTCCATTTACCCATCATGCATTGCATCGCCAGCCAGTACATCTCAAAGCGTGTCAGCACCCTTGTGGCTAATTGGAGTCGGTGGACGCCGAGCCAAACCCCCACCGAGCCTCAGGAAGTGTCGAGGTCCAGTCTGCAGTCCAAAGCCATCCATTATGACACCATTAGAGGAGATTTACAGCCTCCCCGaccacttttcttttttaatatgcAAACAGGGGAGCCAAACTCAATTCAAGATTTTTCCTGCTGCTTGTCAGAACCGAGTCACCCGTGGATTCAAAGTGCATTTGCCGTCGGCGAGCGGAATAAAGGTTTGTTTGCAGCATCAACGTTGAGGCTGCTTTCGATCGAGGACCCCAACACGCACAGTGGGGGGCGCGTTTAATGTGGCTACGTGCGCGTTAGTCATGATTTGTAAGCGAGCAAACTCCGCCCGAATGATGTTTCTGTCCCCGCCTCCTCCGCCTGCATATAATCCGAAACACTTATGTTAATCTATGCATTACTATCGTTCATATAGGAATACGTGTCCACTGTATTATGGTGCTACTTGGATGACGGACAGATGCTACATCAgaggtcttcttcttcttctccttttgcaCAGCCTCTAGGCCACCGCTGTAATTGTTGTCTTTTTGGAAGTCATTGTGCGACCAAAATGTATCTGTGTGTGCAATCTGTGAACGCATGGACAAAACCAATAGCGTGCTGTGGTCCCTTGCAGGCAGAATGCTAttttttctactgttttttttaaattattttctcaACGAGCCCTGAATGCCAAAAAGGAATAAAAACAGAATAGCTCCGCAAAAGTACTGTGAACTGTGAACCCCACCCTCCCCGCTAATAGTATGGAGATTTATCAAAATGAaagagtggaaccttggttagcgtcctccccggttagcgtgttttcgttggaaatttacaccaaaattttgctgCCGTTTGCGTACAATATGTCTTTTTTAAAAccctgtgtgagtccaactgtgttcttaatgtatttgtaATCACACAACCTGCCGTTaccatccttagcttgctaacaaaatggcaacccgGAACTgaaagtcagctatgtcgcccGCGGTttgggttaacatttttggctttccggAAATGATTCATTGCCgttacatgatttcttacgggaaaaatgtattcatctgtTTCAAATTACGAACGAaataatgacgctaaccaaggtgcCGCTGTATTTGTTTGTCCGGAGACGCGCTTGGAATTCTTATACAGTGAGACTACAAgacatttggacatttttcagtgctaaacatgacagaaaatggcACACACAAATATCCCAAATACCTTTTGCCACAATTTTTGCCACACTTTCTGTGAAACTCCAAAGGTGTCATTTTCCTCACTCATTTCACACAGTCATGTGCATTAGCCAAAGCAATAGCCAGTGGCTAAATCGTTAGTCTtagctcaacacacacacacacacaaaaataagtcaaaactGATTAGAATCTGTCTGTtcctttcattaaaaaaaaaatgtgttcattgGTGAGCTACAGCGCTAGTAGTAGCCTTTGTGCTAGGCTAGGCTATGCTATGCTAACTATCTATCAGCTGGCTTCACTAAAGGTGGCACGGTCTCCCTTCAAGTACACACTAATCCATCAAATCCTGTATCTTAGTTAGCAGATCTTTGGATGAAATGCCAGTTCTAAGTGTTTTACACACCTTTAGTCAAACGCAGTACAAgccaaagacttttttttttgttgttgtagcaTAATCAAAGTATGCAAGTACAATTTGGACATCCTCTCATTGGAAACGTAAAATCAGAGAGAAGTTCTCTGAAGTCCGGCATGACGACGACGGCGCTGTTACCCATGGTGCTCGGTTGCCttctgtattaaaaaaaaaaaaaaaaaaaaaaaaagatgaaaaatacTGACAAATTGTTCACCATTCCTGCTGAATAAACCACTTGTCAACATCAGACGTGTGTGAGGAGCATTCTTTTCACCTGTGGCACTTGGAACAAGCCTGGGCTTTTGGATCAGGTGCTCAGAATTGCAAGTAGTTTTGTCTACATTAAACAATTTGCTGTTTGGATGGAGGCATGACGTCATGCCGTCTCTCGGAATGAAGATAAATACGTGACCTTTGAGGGAGACACATCTTGACACGTCTCCGTAAGCAGGCCCGCAGACGACAAAGACTGTAACCTGAGGCGAGGCTTTAAAGCGAGCGATACTTCCCAAGAGGTGGCGGCGGGGCCAAACCAAACAGATTGGGGCGTGGTGCTCCCGCCAGCCGGCCGCCGCTGCCAGGAGATCAGTTCTTTTAGGAGGACTGTGCTTCCTGTGACAAACTCATCAGCATTTCCCGAGATGAAGCAATATGTAGGCAGGGATGGACGAAGGGGAAGGGATGAGTCCATAGGAAGAAAGATAGGGTAGGTATAAGGGCATCTAGGTAGGGACAGACAAAGGGAAGGGATGGGTCGATAGGTAGAAGGATACGGTAGGTATAAGGACATTTAAATAGGGAAATACAAGCGGAAGGGTTGGGGAGATAAGGTAGGTATGAAGACACTAAGGTAGGGAAACATAAAAAGAGACGGGTGGTAGGGGTTAAAAGATTTTCTTTCCTTCTATCCCTACCGACCCGATTTCCCATGGACAAACTGGTTGATTGAAACCCCATTATTCTAACCTGACCAATGGATAGGtagggatggatgggtggaaagGAAGATCGGTCAGAAGAATAGGGTAGGTGTGGATCAGTAGGGATAGGCAGCGAGTTAGCGTAGACAAATAGGTCAGGTTGGAATGAATAGGTAGGGACAGAAAGATACTGGAGCTCGTTGAGATCGATGTGGCTCGATACTGTAGGTATGTATGGATGGGGTAGGTATGGATTGGTAGGGTTAGACAGC contains:
- the igf1 gene encoding insulin-like growth factor I; amino-acid sequence: MSCALSFQWHLWDVLKSAMCWISCSHTLSLLLCVLSLTPAAAGARPETLCGAELVDTLQFVCGERGFYFSKPTGYGPNARRSRGIVDECCFQSCELRRLEMYCAPAKTSKAARSVRAQRHTDAPRATKVSKADKGSERRTASQTDKTKNKKRPSPGHSHSAFKEVHPKNSSRGNAGGRSYRM